A single region of the Marmota flaviventris isolate mMarFla1 chromosome 10, mMarFla1.hap1, whole genome shotgun sequence genome encodes:
- the LOC114105412 gene encoding chymotrypsin-like elastase family member 2A: MIRTLLLSVLVAGESIVSIDWVAASCTSCTVSPFTAFSCGLPTHLPQLSRVVGGEEATPNSWPWQVSLQYSAYGQWRHTCGGSLVAKNWVLTAAHCISSSRTYRVVLGRHSLSTEEAGSLAVKVSKAVVHEKWNNNLAQGNDIALLKLATPVTLTDKIQLACLPPAGTILPNNYPCYVTGWGRLQTNGASPDILQQGLLLVVDYATCSSASWWGSSVKTTMVCAGGDGVTSSCNGDSGGPLNCQAADGKWQVHGVVSFGSSLGCNYYRKPSVFTRVSNYIDWINTVIANN, encoded by the exons ATGATCAGGACCCTACTGCTGTCTGTGTTGGTGGCTGGAG AAAGCATAGTCTCCATTGATTGGGTCGCTGCTTCCTGTACTTCCTGTACTGTTTCTCCTTTCACAGCTTTCAGCTGTGGGCTCCCCACTCACCTGCCCCAACTGAGTAGGGTGGTTGGAGGTGAAGAGGCGACACCCAACAGCTGGCCCTGGCAG GTCTCCCTGCAGTACAGTGCCTATGGCCAGTGGAGACACACCTGCGGAGGGTCCCTGGTGGCCAAGAACTGGGTCTTGACAGCTGCCCACTGCATCAG CTCCTCCAGGACCTACCGCGTGGTGCTGGGCCGGCACAGCCTCTCCACCGAGGAGGCGGGCTCACTGGCCGTCAAGGTCTCCAAGGCTGTCGTACACGAGAAGTGGAACAACAATCTGGCCCAAGG GAATGACATTGCCCTGCTCAAACTGGCCACACCCGTCACCCTGACTGACAAGATCCAACTGGCCTGCCTCCCACCTGCCGGCACCATTTTACCCAACAACTACCCCTGCTATGTCACAGGCTGGGGCAGGCTGCAGA CCAATGGGGCTTCTCCCGACATCCTGCAGCAGGGCCTGCTGCTGGTTGTGGACTACGCCACCTGCTCCAGCGCTAGCTGGTGGGGCAGCTCCGTGAAGACCACCATGGTCTGCGCTGGGGGTGACGGTGTGACTTCCAGCTGCAAT GGCGATTCTGGAGGGCCCCTGAACTGCCAGGCGGCTGATGGCAAGTGGCAAGTGCACGGCGTGGTCAGCTTCGGGTCCTCTCTCGGCTGCAACTATTACCGCAAGCCTTCCGTCTTCACCAGGGTCTCCAACTACATAGACTGGATCAATACG GTCATTGCAAATAACTAA